In a single window of the Nocardioides massiliensis genome:
- a CDS encoding TetR/AcrR family transcriptional regulator: MTGSTSERLVAAAFALFEEQGYDRTTVDDIAARAGVGRATFFRTFGSKEDVIFPDADVLLERIRTRLAHATAGTGPVAVVEAAVVVLDHYLAEGDLARARYRLTRTVPALRHRELAGMQRYRQVFGEFLQSWLAETGQVADGDVLGVQLRAELLADSVVTAHNHVLRGWLRGETADPATQLRTALAAILELHGPRSDDEPAAVVVLRADGDLASVLPALRAAVRGPE, translated from the coding sequence ATGACCGGATCGACCAGCGAGCGCCTCGTCGCGGCCGCTTTCGCGCTGTTCGAGGAGCAGGGCTACGACCGGACGACGGTCGACGACATCGCGGCGCGCGCGGGCGTCGGACGGGCGACGTTCTTCCGGACCTTCGGGTCCAAGGAGGACGTGATCTTCCCGGACGCCGACGTGCTGCTCGAACGCATCCGCACCCGGCTCGCGCACGCGACCGCCGGCACGGGCCCGGTCGCGGTCGTCGAGGCGGCTGTCGTCGTGCTCGATCACTACCTCGCCGAGGGCGACCTCGCCCGCGCGCGCTACCGGCTCACCCGCACCGTCCCGGCGCTGCGCCACCGCGAGCTCGCCGGGATGCAGCGCTATCGCCAGGTGTTCGGCGAGTTCCTGCAGTCCTGGCTCGCCGAGACCGGACAGGTCGCCGACGGCGACGTGCTCGGGGTGCAGCTACGTGCCGAGCTGCTCGCCGACTCGGTCGTCACGGCCCACAACCACGTCCTGCGCGGTTGGCTGCGCGGCGAGACCGCCGACCCCGCGACGCAGCTGCGCACCGCCCTCGCGGCCATCCTCGAGCTGCACGGCCCCCGGTCGGACGACGAGCCCGCAGCGGTCGTCGTACTGCGTGCCGACGGCGACCTGGCGAGCGTGCTGCCCGCACTGCGCGCCGCCGTACGCGGCCCCGAATGA
- a CDS encoding 3-hydroxybutyryl-CoA dehydrogenase: MQRVGVVGCGLMGAGITEVAARSGLDVVVVESSQAAADAGRDRLEKSLARAESRGKIDSAAAVLERIRVETDLDALADRQLVVEAILEEETAKVELFRSLDKIVAAEDAILASNTSSIPIMKLGTVTQRPQQVIGIHFFNPVPVLQLVELVPSLLTSQETTDRSRALAEEQLGKKTILCQDRAGFVVNALLIPFVLSAIRMLESGFATAEDIDRGFVLGAAHPQGPLALADLIGLDTIQAIAQSLYQEFRETQYAPPPLLQRMVDAGLLGRKTGRGFYTY; encoded by the coding sequence ATGCAGCGAGTCGGCGTAGTCGGATGCGGCCTCATGGGCGCGGGCATCACGGAGGTCGCAGCGCGCTCGGGCCTCGACGTGGTGGTCGTGGAGTCGAGCCAGGCGGCCGCCGACGCGGGCCGCGACCGGCTGGAGAAGTCACTCGCCCGCGCCGAGTCGCGCGGCAAGATCGACTCCGCCGCCGCCGTGCTCGAGCGCATCCGGGTCGAGACCGACCTGGACGCACTCGCCGACCGTCAGCTCGTGGTCGAGGCGATCCTCGAGGAGGAGACCGCCAAGGTGGAGCTCTTCCGCTCCCTCGACAAGATCGTCGCGGCCGAGGACGCCATCCTCGCCTCCAACACCTCCTCGATCCCGATCATGAAGCTCGGCACCGTGACCCAGCGTCCCCAGCAGGTCATCGGCATCCACTTCTTCAACCCGGTGCCGGTCCTGCAACTGGTCGAGCTCGTCCCGAGCCTGCTGACCTCGCAGGAGACCACCGATCGCTCCCGGGCACTCGCCGAGGAGCAGCTGGGCAAGAAGACGATCCTGTGCCAGGACCGCGCCGGCTTCGTCGTCAACGCGCTTCTCATCCCGTTCGTGCTCTCGGCGATCCGCATGCTCGAGTCCGGCTTCGCCACCGCGGAGGACATCGACCGCGGCTTCGTCCTCGGCGCCGCCCACCCGCAGGGGCCGCTCGCACTGGCCGACCTCATCGGCCTCGACACCATCCAGGCGATCGCACAGTCGCTCTACCAGGAGTTCCGCGAGACGCAGTACGCCCCGCCCCCGCTGCTGCAGCGGATGGTCGACGCCGGCCTGCTCGGCCGCAAGACCGGTCGCGGCTTCTACACCTACTGA
- a CDS encoding long-chain-fatty-acid--CoA ligase gives MTHLVLGHPSTHGDGYQLNTTNILRQAVTTHPEQEIAYRDSRGQWRTTTYAATWKRVGRTANALASLGIGPGDVVGILDWNHLRHFELYWAIPGTGAVMLQMNLRLAADDLAYVVGHSGASVVFVDESLVGQAAELARRCPEVRQWVVMTDRPLAEVEHDLPDAIDHEALLAGQPEEFAWPIIDERSAYSACYTTGTTGRPKGVFYSHRGIVLHTMMWAADQAVRDDDCVLLTTPMFHAQCWGLPQVGVYARSRIVLPGRYSAEQIDVLADAMVRFDVTVTNGAPAIFAPMLEHLRSLPDPPDLSRTRMISGSTEPPLSLMRGYYELTGAQIVHGYGATETTPLVTSNHLKPSLVARLDEAERWDLKRSQGLPVAGVDIRLLGPEGDFLPHDGRAVGEICIRGPWITTSYWRAEDNDQRFHRGYWRSGDLGTITADGYLKVTDRLKDVIKSGGEWISSIDLENALVEHPSVREAAVVGAPHPQWQERPVALVVPASPDDEVDPDALREHLAQGFAKWQLPDEILVVDQLPRTGVGKIDKKALRAEHGDIFA, from the coding sequence ATGACGCACCTCGTCCTTGGTCACCCGTCGACGCACGGTGACGGCTACCAGCTCAACACCACCAACATCCTTCGCCAGGCGGTCACCACCCACCCGGAGCAGGAGATCGCCTACCGCGACAGTCGCGGGCAGTGGCGCACGACGACCTACGCGGCGACGTGGAAGCGGGTGGGGCGGACGGCGAACGCGCTGGCGTCGTTGGGCATCGGGCCTGGCGACGTGGTGGGGATCCTGGACTGGAACCACCTGCGCCATTTCGAGCTCTACTGGGCGATCCCCGGAACCGGGGCGGTGATGCTGCAGATGAATCTCCGACTGGCGGCAGACGACCTCGCGTACGTCGTCGGACACAGTGGAGCGTCGGTGGTGTTCGTCGACGAGAGCCTGGTGGGTCAGGCAGCGGAGCTGGCGCGACGGTGTCCTGAGGTGCGCCAATGGGTGGTGATGACCGACAGGCCACTTGCCGAGGTCGAGCACGACCTTCCGGACGCCATCGACCACGAGGCGCTCCTGGCTGGGCAGCCGGAAGAATTCGCCTGGCCGATCATCGATGAACGGTCCGCCTACAGCGCGTGCTACACGACGGGGACGACGGGGCGACCGAAGGGCGTCTTCTACTCCCACCGGGGCATCGTCCTGCACACCATGATGTGGGCAGCTGACCAGGCCGTCCGTGACGACGACTGCGTGCTTCTCACCACCCCGATGTTCCACGCCCAGTGCTGGGGTCTCCCGCAGGTCGGCGTCTATGCGCGTAGCCGGATCGTCCTGCCGGGCCGCTACTCTGCGGAGCAGATCGATGTGCTGGCCGACGCCATGGTGCGCTTCGACGTGACCGTCACCAACGGTGCGCCGGCGATCTTCGCGCCGATGCTGGAGCACCTGCGGTCGCTTCCGGATCCGCCGGATCTGTCGCGAACTCGGATGATCTCGGGCAGCACCGAGCCGCCGTTGAGCTTGATGCGCGGCTACTACGAGCTCACCGGTGCGCAGATCGTGCATGGCTATGGAGCGACCGAGACCACGCCGCTGGTCACCAGCAACCACCTCAAGCCCTCGCTCGTCGCACGGCTGGACGAGGCGGAGCGCTGGGACCTGAAGCGGTCCCAGGGCCTCCCGGTTGCCGGGGTCGACATCCGGTTGCTCGGGCCCGAGGGTGACTTCCTCCCGCACGACGGACGCGCGGTGGGGGAGATCTGCATCCGCGGCCCGTGGATCACGACCAGTTACTGGCGCGCCGAGGACAACGACCAGCGCTTCCACCGTGGCTACTGGCGCAGCGGGGACCTGGGCACGATCACCGCGGACGGCTATCTCAAGGTCACCGACCGTCTGAAGGACGTCATCAAGAGCGGTGGGGAGTGGATCTCCTCTATCGATCTCGAGAATGCCCTGGTCGAGCATCCCTCGGTGCGCGAGGCAGCCGTTGTCGGTGCTCCTCACCCGCAGTGGCAGGAGCGCCCCGTCGCCTTGGTCGTCCCCGCGTCGCCGGACGACGAGGTCGACCCCGACGCGCTGCGCGAGCACCTCGCCCAGGGCTTTGCGAAGTGGCAGCTACCCGACGAGATCCTGGTGGTGGACCAGTTGCCGCGCACCGGCGTCGGCAAGATCGACAAAAAGGCCCTGCGTGCGGAGCACGGCGACATCTTCGCCTGA
- a CDS encoding 2-oxoacid:ferredoxin oxidoreductase subunit beta, whose amino-acid sequence MTAQSTSQALPFPTHGTAGVPTLAEGEKQTGKDFTSDQEVRWCPGCGDYAVLKAVQSFLPDLGLRRENIVFVSGIGCSSRFPYYLDTYGMHSIHGRAPAIATGLATAREDLSVWVVTGDGDALSIGGNHLIHALRRNVNIKILLFNNRIYGLTKGQYSPTSEPGKVTKSTPMGSLDHPFNPVSLALGAEGTFVARTIDSDRKHLTSVLAAAAAHRGTALVEIYQNCPIFNDGAFDAIKDNDTKHDALIPLVHGEQIRFGAPGEDGLGTKAVVRDDHGVRVVEAADVDDAQILVHDEKADDPDLAFALSRLTSAGYLHQTPIGIFRNVDRATYDDQARAQVNTAVAAQTDAGTTPTDALTGLLHGTDTWTVV is encoded by the coding sequence ATGACCGCCCAGTCGACTAGCCAGGCCCTTCCGTTCCCCACCCACGGCACCGCCGGCGTACCGACGCTCGCCGAGGGCGAGAAGCAGACCGGCAAGGACTTCACCAGCGACCAGGAGGTCCGATGGTGCCCCGGCTGCGGTGACTACGCCGTGCTCAAGGCCGTGCAGTCGTTCCTGCCCGACCTCGGCCTGCGCCGCGAGAACATCGTCTTCGTCTCCGGCATCGGCTGCTCCTCGCGCTTCCCGTACTACCTCGACACCTACGGGATGCACTCCATCCACGGGCGCGCCCCGGCCATCGCCACCGGCCTGGCGACCGCTCGTGAGGACCTCTCGGTGTGGGTGGTGACCGGTGACGGCGACGCGCTGTCGATCGGCGGCAACCACCTCATCCACGCCCTGCGCCGCAACGTCAACATCAAGATCCTGCTTTTCAACAACCGGATCTACGGCCTCACCAAGGGCCAGTACTCCCCCACCTCCGAGCCCGGCAAGGTCACCAAGTCCACCCCCATGGGCTCGCTCGACCACCCGTTCAACCCGGTCTCGCTCGCGCTCGGTGCCGAGGGCACCTTCGTCGCCCGCACCATCGACTCCGACCGCAAGCACCTCACCTCGGTGCTCGCCGCGGCCGCCGCCCACCGCGGCACCGCGCTGGTGGAGATCTATCAGAACTGCCCGATCTTCAACGACGGCGCGTTCGACGCGATCAAGGACAACGACACCAAGCACGACGCGCTCATCCCGCTCGTCCACGGCGAGCAGATCCGCTTCGGCGCACCCGGCGAGGACGGGCTCGGCACCAAGGCCGTCGTCCGCGACGATCACGGCGTCCGCGTCGTCGAGGCGGCTGACGTCGACGACGCGCAGATCCTCGTCCACGACGAGAAGGCCGACGACCCCGACCTGGCCTTCGCGCTCTCGCGCCTGACCAGCGCCGGCTACCTGCACCAGACCCCCATCGGGATCTTCCGCAACGTCGACCGCGCCACCTACGACGACCAGGCCCGCGCCCAGGTCAACACCGCCGTCGCCGCCCAGACCGACGCCGGCACCACCCCGACCGACGCCCTCACCGGCCTGCTCCACGGCACCGACACCTGGACCGTCGTCTGA
- a CDS encoding SDR family oxidoreductase — MTKTMMVTGAAAGIGRAIARRFAQAGYRVGAYDVDTAGLATLADELGDRVVIGELDVRDAAGWQASLADLTKASDGALHVLVNNAGILRSGAFTDIALEDQRAIVDVNVTGVLNGCHTAYPFLRAADGAHVVNLASASAIYGQPDLATYSASKFAVRGLTEALDLEWADDRISVTALWPLFVDTAMVTGMDTGATRSLGIRLTAEDVAEAALAAVRPRSRYAGVHRAVGRQAKALLTSSQLAPSAMLRAMNRRIADR, encoded by the coding sequence ATGACGAAGACGATGATGGTGACCGGAGCGGCCGCCGGGATCGGGCGGGCAATCGCTCGCCGCTTCGCGCAGGCCGGCTACCGGGTCGGGGCGTACGACGTCGACACCGCGGGCCTCGCAACGCTCGCCGACGAGCTCGGAGATCGGGTCGTCATCGGTGAGCTCGACGTCCGCGACGCCGCCGGGTGGCAGGCGAGTCTCGCCGACCTGACGAAGGCGTCGGACGGCGCGCTGCACGTGCTGGTCAACAACGCGGGCATCCTGCGGTCCGGCGCGTTCACCGACATCGCGCTCGAGGACCAGCGCGCGATCGTCGACGTCAACGTCACCGGCGTGCTCAACGGTTGCCACACGGCCTACCCCTTCCTCCGCGCCGCCGACGGTGCCCATGTCGTCAACCTCGCCTCGGCATCGGCGATCTACGGCCAACCCGACCTGGCGACGTACTCCGCGTCGAAGTTCGCCGTCCGCGGGCTGACCGAGGCGCTCGACCTGGAGTGGGCCGACGACCGGATCAGCGTGACGGCCCTGTGGCCGCTGTTCGTCGACACCGCGATGGTGACCGGGATGGATACCGGCGCGACCCGCTCGCTCGGGATCCGGCTCACTGCCGAGGACGTCGCCGAGGCTGCCCTGGCGGCCGTGCGCCCGCGGTCGCGCTACGCCGGCGTCCACCGGGCGGTCGGGCGACAGGCCAAGGCGCTGCTGACCTCGTCCCAGCTTGCCCCGAGCGCCATGCTGCGGGCGATGAACCGGCGGATCGCCGATCGTTGA
- a CDS encoding acyl-CoA dehydrogenase family protein, which translates to MYPMYALSEEHQAIREAVRAVAEAKIAPYAAAVDEESRFPEEAAKALLDADFHAAHVPEEYGGAGADALATVLIIEEVARVCVSSSLIPAVNKLGSLPLQIAGSEELKEKYLKRLAAGDGGFSYCLSEPDAGSDAAAQKTRAVRDGDDWVLNGTKRWITNAGVSEYYTVLAMTDPEKRSRGISAFVVEKSDPGVSFGAPEKKLGVKGSPTREVYLDNVRIPGDRIIGAEGTGFETAMKTLDHTRVTIAAQAVGVAQGALDYVLGYVQERQQFGKNIAEFQGMQFMLADMGMKIEAARQMTYAAAGRSERGDKDLTFFGAAAKAFASDVAMEVTVNAVQALGGYGYTREYPVERMMRDAKITQIYEGTNQVQRIVMARQLLAGIQSQL; encoded by the coding sequence ATGTATCCGATGTACGCCCTCTCCGAGGAGCACCAGGCGATCCGCGAAGCCGTCCGCGCGGTGGCCGAGGCCAAGATCGCGCCGTACGCCGCCGCCGTCGACGAGGAGTCGCGCTTCCCCGAGGAGGCCGCGAAGGCTCTGCTCGATGCCGACTTCCATGCCGCCCACGTGCCTGAGGAGTACGGCGGTGCCGGCGCGGACGCCCTCGCGACCGTGCTGATCATCGAGGAGGTCGCGCGCGTCTGCGTCTCGTCCTCGCTGATCCCCGCGGTCAACAAGCTCGGCTCCCTCCCGCTGCAGATCGCCGGTAGCGAGGAGCTGAAGGAGAAGTACCTCAAGCGGCTCGCGGCCGGGGACGGCGGCTTCTCCTACTGCCTGTCCGAGCCCGACGCCGGCTCCGACGCCGCGGCGCAGAAGACCCGCGCCGTGCGCGACGGCGACGACTGGGTCCTCAACGGCACCAAGCGGTGGATCACCAACGCTGGCGTGAGCGAGTACTACACCGTCCTCGCGATGACCGACCCCGAGAAGCGCTCGCGCGGCATCAGCGCGTTCGTCGTGGAGAAGTCGGACCCCGGCGTCTCGTTCGGCGCCCCTGAGAAGAAGCTCGGGGTCAAGGGCTCGCCCACCCGCGAGGTCTACCTCGACAACGTGCGCATCCCCGGCGACCGGATCATCGGCGCCGAGGGGACCGGCTTCGAGACCGCGATGAAGACCCTCGACCACACCCGCGTCACCATCGCGGCGCAGGCGGTCGGCGTGGCCCAGGGGGCGCTCGACTACGTGCTCGGCTACGTGCAGGAGCGCCAGCAGTTCGGCAAGAACATCGCCGAGTTCCAGGGCATGCAGTTCATGCTCGCCGACATGGGCATGAAGATCGAGGCCGCCCGCCAGATGACGTACGCCGCTGCAGGCCGCTCCGAGCGCGGCGACAAGGACCTCACGTTCTTCGGTGCCGCGGCCAAGGCCTTCGCCTCCGACGTCGCCATGGAGGTCACCGTCAACGCCGTGCAGGCGCTCGGCGGTTACGGCTACACCCGCGAGTACCCCGTCGAGCGGATGATGCGCGACGCGAAGATCACCCAGATCTACGAGGGCACCAACCAGGTGCAGCGGATCGTGATGGCGCGACAGCTCCTCGCTGGGATCCAGTCGCAGCTCTAA
- a CDS encoding enoyl-CoA hydratase/isomerase family protein, translating into MPAVTRDDHDGGIAVLTLEDPDRLNPLSRAMVVELARAVDEVEQDRSLRAVVLTGAGRGFCSGADLDAAADPSHDQGRNQVSVILESQDAIASINRRLHNLPVPVVAAVNGAAAGGGFALALACDFRIAAETAKFVASFIKLGVSGADMGSSYFLPRLVGPSRAMEILMTARHVLADEALRIGLVHDVVPAAAVVEASVAFAHTLTQHSPVATWMTKQTLWHNVDETSLERAMQVENRTQVMCYGSGEMEKAATAFVTGEPVTDWLPR; encoded by the coding sequence GTGCCCGCAGTGACCCGGGACGACCACGATGGCGGGATCGCCGTGCTCACGCTCGAGGACCCCGACCGGCTCAACCCGCTCTCGCGGGCGATGGTCGTCGAGCTGGCTCGCGCCGTCGACGAGGTGGAGCAGGACCGGTCGTTGCGGGCGGTCGTCCTCACCGGTGCCGGGCGGGGCTTCTGCTCCGGTGCCGACCTCGATGCCGCCGCGGACCCGTCGCACGACCAGGGGCGCAACCAGGTGAGCGTCATCCTCGAGAGCCAGGACGCGATCGCCTCGATCAACCGCCGGCTGCACAACCTGCCCGTCCCGGTCGTCGCCGCCGTCAACGGGGCGGCTGCCGGCGGCGGATTCGCCCTCGCGCTGGCGTGCGACTTCCGGATCGCGGCCGAGACGGCGAAGTTCGTCGCGTCGTTCATCAAGCTCGGCGTCTCCGGTGCCGACATGGGCAGCAGCTACTTCCTCCCCCGGCTGGTCGGCCCGTCACGGGCGATGGAGATCCTCATGACCGCGCGCCATGTGCTGGCCGACGAGGCGCTGCGCATCGGGCTCGTCCACGACGTCGTCCCGGCCGCCGCAGTGGTCGAGGCGTCGGTCGCCTTCGCCCACACCCTCACCCAGCACTCCCCCGTCGCGACCTGGATGACGAAGCAGACCCTGTGGCACAACGTCGACGAGACCAGCCTCGAGCGCGCGATGCAGGTCGAGAACCGCACCCAGGTGATGTGCTACGGCAGCGGTGAGATGGAGAAGGCCGCCACCGCGTTCGTCACCGGGGAACCGGTCACCGACTGGTTGCCGCGCTGA
- a CDS encoding IS1380 family transposase, giving the protein MKLSHTLRSTSAVFDDPNLVSAAGLVPALALAESAGLRDLANEHLSVPTDKGANAGLKVASLVGGMVAGADSIDDMALLRHGGMGRLFTRAYAPSTLGSFLRTFTFGHVRQLDAVASRFLIALAGLTGLLGAPAATGADDDTDTDTDTEVDRGYALVDVDDTIIEVHGYAKQGAGFGYSGVRGLNALLATLTVAGGAPVVVAQRLRKGSTGSPRGAKRLVGDAVRTARRLLGKPHPVLVRMDSAFYGRGPVHAAIAGGAAVSVTVRMDKRIKAAIAAISEDAWTTIEYTDAVFDEASQRWISRAEVAEIDFTAFAAQKKSDHVPGRLVVRRIPDFNAEKNKAAGQDTLFDTWRFHAFFTTTDPGVLDTVAADKIHRQHAVIEQVHADLKGAALAHLPSGVFTANAAWLVLAVIAFNLTRAAASLTDQQLAKATTAKIRRKLIIVPARVATSARRIALHLPHAWPWESAWTALFDRVNDPPPVLAA; this is encoded by the coding sequence GTGAAACTCTCTCACACGCTTCGATCGACCTCGGCGGTCTTCGATGACCCGAATCTCGTGTCGGCCGCAGGCCTGGTTCCGGCGCTCGCATTGGCCGAGTCCGCCGGCCTGCGGGACCTGGCAAATGAGCACCTGAGCGTCCCGACGGACAAAGGCGCGAACGCCGGGTTGAAGGTCGCATCGCTGGTCGGCGGGATGGTCGCCGGCGCCGACAGCATCGATGACATGGCGCTGCTGCGTCATGGCGGAATGGGTCGGCTGTTCACCCGGGCCTACGCCCCGTCGACGTTGGGTTCGTTCCTGCGGACCTTCACCTTCGGGCACGTGCGCCAGCTCGACGCGGTCGCCTCGCGGTTCCTGATCGCACTGGCCGGCCTCACCGGCTTGCTCGGCGCACCCGCTGCCACCGGCGCCGACGATGACACCGACACCGACACCGACACCGAGGTGGATCGCGGGTATGCGTTGGTCGATGTCGATGACACGATCATCGAGGTCCACGGCTATGCCAAGCAGGGCGCCGGGTTCGGCTACTCCGGGGTCCGCGGTCTCAACGCACTGCTCGCCACACTCACCGTCGCCGGTGGGGCCCCGGTGGTCGTGGCCCAGCGGCTGCGCAAGGGCTCGACCGGGTCGCCGCGCGGCGCGAAGCGTCTGGTCGGCGACGCGGTGAGGACCGCCCGACGGCTGCTGGGCAAGCCTCACCCGGTCCTGGTGCGGATGGACTCGGCGTTCTACGGTCGCGGACCAGTCCACGCCGCGATCGCTGGTGGGGCCGCGGTGTCGGTGACCGTGCGGATGGACAAACGCATCAAGGCCGCGATCGCAGCGATCAGCGAGGACGCGTGGACCACGATCGAGTACACCGACGCTGTCTTCGACGAAGCCAGCCAGCGGTGGATCTCCCGGGCCGAGGTCGCCGAGATCGACTTCACCGCGTTCGCTGCGCAGAAGAAGTCCGACCACGTCCCGGGCCGGCTCGTGGTTCGCAGGATCCCGGACTTCAACGCCGAGAAGAACAAGGCAGCCGGCCAGGACACCCTGTTCGACACCTGGCGCTTCCACGCCTTCTTCACCACCACCGACCCAGGCGTGCTGGACACCGTCGCCGCCGACAAGATTCACCGCCAGCACGCGGTCATCGAACAAGTCCACGCCGACCTCAAAGGTGCCGCGCTGGCACACCTGCCGTCCGGGGTGTTCACCGCGAACGCCGCCTGGCTGGTGCTCGCCGTCATCGCGTTCAACCTCACCCGAGCCGCCGCGAGCCTGACCGACCAACAGTTGGCAAAGGCCACCACCGCCAAGATCCGTCGCAAGCTGATCATCGTGCCGGCAAGGGTCGCGACCTCAGCACGCCGCATCGCCCTGCACCTGCCCCATGCCTGGCCCTGGGAGAGCGCCTGGACAGCACTGTTTGACCGGGTCAACGACCCGCCACCGGTCCTCGCGGCCTGA
- a CDS encoding 2-oxoacid:acceptor oxidoreductase subunit alpha, whose protein sequence is MTKQVKQLDRVIIRFAGDSGDGMQLTGDRFTAESAAFGNDLSTLPNFPAEIRAPQGTMAGVSSFQVHFADHDILTPGDAPDVLVAMNPAALKANASDLRPGGTLIVDTHDFTKRNLDKAGYAANPLEDGSLGDFTVHTVDLTGMTVEAVKEFGLSRKDAARAKNMFALGLLSWMYGRPTDSTTAFLERRFAKVPAIRDANITAFKAGWYFGETTETFVVSYEIKPAAMTAGTYRNITGNLATAYGLVAAGVRSGLPVFLGSYPITPASDILHELSKHKRFGVTTLQAEDEIAGVCAALGASFGGALGVTTTSGPGVALKAETIGLAVMTELPLLVIDVQRGGPSTGLPTKTEQADLLQAMYGRNGESPLPVVAPKSPADCFDATLEAARLAIKYRTPVMLLSDGMLANGSEPWQLPEVDELPTIEPNFATEKNHGEGDNGEATDFWPYLRDPETLARPLAVPGTPGLEHRIGGLEKGDGHGNISYDPANHDKMVRIRQAKIDGIATDIPPTELDDPHGPDNPARVLILGWGSTYGPIGAGVRRARRAGHAVAQAHLRHLNPFPADLGEILARYEKVLIPEMNLGQLSLLIRAKYLVDAIGYNQVNGMPLKAAQLEEVITDLVTSLDTTQEA, encoded by the coding sequence GTGACCAAGCAGGTCAAGCAGCTGGACCGGGTGATCATCCGGTTCGCAGGCGACTCCGGTGACGGCATGCAGCTGACCGGTGACCGGTTCACCGCGGAGTCCGCGGCGTTCGGCAACGATCTGTCGACGCTGCCGAACTTCCCCGCCGAGATCCGCGCACCCCAGGGCACGATGGCCGGCGTCTCGTCGTTCCAGGTGCACTTCGCCGACCACGACATCCTCACCCCCGGCGACGCCCCTGACGTGCTGGTGGCGATGAACCCCGCCGCGCTGAAGGCCAACGCCTCCGACCTGCGCCCGGGCGGCACGCTGATCGTCGACACCCACGACTTCACCAAGCGCAATCTCGACAAGGCCGGGTACGCCGCCAACCCGCTCGAGGACGGCTCGCTGGGCGACTTCACTGTCCACACCGTCGACCTGACCGGGATGACGGTGGAGGCGGTCAAGGAGTTCGGGCTCTCGCGCAAGGACGCCGCGCGGGCGAAGAACATGTTCGCCCTGGGCCTGCTGTCGTGGATGTACGGGCGTCCCACCGACTCCACCACCGCGTTCCTCGAGCGGCGCTTCGCGAAGGTCCCCGCGATCCGCGATGCCAACATCACCGCGTTCAAGGCGGGCTGGTACTTCGGCGAGACCACCGAGACGTTCGTGGTGTCGTATGAGATCAAGCCCGCCGCGATGACCGCGGGCACCTACCGCAACATCACCGGCAACCTCGCCACCGCGTACGGCCTGGTCGCGGCCGGCGTGCGCTCGGGCCTGCCGGTGTTCCTCGGCTCCTACCCGATCACCCCGGCCTCCGACATCCTCCACGAGCTCAGCAAGCACAAGCGCTTCGGCGTGACCACGCTGCAGGCCGAGGACGAGATCGCCGGCGTGTGTGCCGCGCTCGGCGCCTCCTTCGGTGGTGCGCTCGGTGTCACCACCACCTCCGGACCGGGTGTTGCGCTCAAGGCCGAGACCATCGGGCTGGCGGTGATGACCGAGCTGCCGTTGCTCGTGATCGACGTGCAGCGCGGTGGCCCCTCGACCGGCCTGCCCACCAAGACCGAGCAGGCCGACCTGCTGCAGGCGATGTATGGCCGCAACGGCGAGTCGCCGCTGCCGGTCGTCGCACCGAAGTCGCCGGCTGACTGCTTCGACGCGACCCTCGAGGCCGCACGCCTCGCGATCAAGTACCGCACTCCCGTGATGCTGCTTTCGGACGGCATGCTCGCCAACGGCTCCGAGCCCTGGCAGCTGCCCGAGGTCGATGAGCTGCCCACGATCGAGCCGAACTTCGCCACCGAGAAGAACCACGGCGAAGGTGACAACGGCGAGGCGACCGACTTCTGGCCCTACCTGCGCGACCCCGAGACCCTGGCCCGCCCCCTGGCCGTGCCCGGCACCCCCGGCCTCGAGCACCGCATCGGCGGGCTGGAGAAGGGCGATGGGCACGGCAACATCTCCTACGACCCCGCCAACCACGACAAGATGGTGCGGATCCGCCAGGCCAAGATCGACGGCATCGCCACCGACATTCCCCCCACCGAGCTCGACGACCCGCACGGTCCCGACAACCCCGCCCGGGTGCTCATCCTCGGGTGGGGGTCGACCTACGGGCCGATCGGTGCCGGCGTACGCCGTGCGCGTCGCGCCGGCCACGCGGTCGCCCAAGCTCACCTGCGCCACCTCAACCCGTTCCCCGCCGACCTCGGCGAGATCCTCGCGCGCTACGAGAAGGTGCTGATCCCCGAGATGAACCTCGGCCAGCTCTCCCTGCTGATCCGCGCCAAGTACCTCGTCGACGCGATCGGCTACAACCAGGTCAACGGCATGCCGCTGAAGGCCGCCCAGCTCGAAGAGGTCATCACCGACCTGGTGACCTCCCTCGACACCACGCAGGAGGCGTGA